From a region of the Gottschalkia purinilytica genome:
- a CDS encoding helix-turn-helix domain-containing protein has protein sequence MNSKVNDIIKNSNKEIVRMTMTAKEAAKYLDISYWLILELVKRKEIPCIDLGNRKLFRKHSLDAWMNKKEQESIEHEESEYEIKRIF, from the coding sequence ATGAACAGTAAAGTAAATGATATTATAAAAAACTCAAATAAAGAAATTGTAAGAATGACGATGACAGCTAAGGAAGCAGCTAAGTATTTAGATATAAGTTATTGGTTAATATTAGAGCTAGTTAAAAGAAAGGAAATACCTTGCATAGACTTAGGGAATAGAAAACTTTTTAGAAAACATTCTCTCGATGCATGGATGAATAAAAAAGAACAAGAATCTATTGAACATGAAGAATCAGAGTATGAAATAAAAAGAATATTTTAA
- a CDS encoding GspE/PulE family protein: MKNISDPKCTEFKLKNNRIDNSLMRLIPEELIKKNLVIPLKKEKDKLLIGLEDPTDLFIIDKISKLVNMDVESIRLPKGELLSIIEEYYEKSIFEKEIKGYTDEYITENNSYLEYEKDDTLGSGPIAKMIDSIVKQAIESRATDIHIEPFDKFIKVRFRVDGLLRRAIDLPPTTYSGIITRIKIMSKLNIAEKRIPQDGRMEIKTENCIFDLRISTLPTIHGEKICIRILDRKYLFSSKHNLGFLDENLERFNDLIEHTKGLLLTVGPTGVGKSTTMYTILNEINKEYKNIITIEDPVEYKLDDINQVQVNNKAGVTFSTGLKSILRQDPDIIMVGEIRDTETAQLAIRASMTGHLVLSTLHTNDAPLTIARLIDMGIEPYLISSSLIGVISQRLVRKICNHCKKSYIPNEYEQEILNVDASNLLYRGNGCDKCKNTGYLGRTAIHEIMLINDEIRKLIDGNKSIEKIRDKLCEKGMTTMIQNCKRLLFKGVTSLEEYLNLLHTF, translated from the coding sequence ATGAAAAATATATCTGATCCTAAATGTACAGAATTTAAATTAAAAAACAATAGGATAGATAATTCTTTGATGAGATTAATACCAGAAGAACTAATAAAAAAAAATTTAGTTATACCTCTAAAAAAGGAAAAAGACAAATTATTAATAGGACTAGAAGATCCTACAGATTTATTTATAATAGACAAAATAAGTAAATTGGTTAATATGGATGTAGAATCGATTAGACTTCCTAAAGGAGAGCTATTAAGTATCATAGAAGAATATTATGAAAAAAGTATCTTCGAAAAGGAAATCAAAGGATATACAGATGAATACATTACGGAAAATAATAGTTATTTAGAATATGAAAAAGATGATACTCTTGGTAGTGGGCCTATAGCTAAGATGATAGATTCTATAGTAAAACAAGCCATTGAATCTAGAGCAACTGATATACATATAGAACCTTTTGATAAATTTATAAAAGTACGTTTTAGGGTAGATGGATTATTAAGAAGGGCTATAGATTTACCACCTACTACTTATTCTGGTATAATAACAAGAATAAAGATAATGTCAAAACTTAATATTGCAGAAAAAAGAATCCCACAAGATGGTAGGATGGAAATAAAAACTGAAAATTGTATATTTGATTTAAGAATATCCACTTTACCTACCATACATGGAGAAAAAATTTGTATAAGAATACTAGATAGAAAATATTTATTTTCTTCTAAACATAATTTAGGTTTTTTAGATGAAAATTTAGAAAGATTTAATGATCTCATAGAACATACAAAGGGATTATTGCTAACAGTTGGACCAACTGGAGTTGGCAAATCAACTACAATGTACACTATACTCAATGAAATTAATAAAGAATATAAGAATATTATAACTATAGAGGATCCAGTAGAATATAAATTAGATGATATAAATCAGGTTCAAGTCAATAACAAGGCAGGAGTGACATTTTCAACAGGACTTAAATCTATACTAAGACAAGATCCTGATATAATCATGGTGGGAGAAATAAGAGATACTGAAACAGCTCAATTAGCAATAAGGGCATCTATGACGGGACATCTTGTATTAAGTACATTACATACAAATGATGCCCCGTTAACTATAGCTAGATTAATTGACATGGGAATAGAACCTTATTTAATATCATCTTCTTTGATTGGAGTAATATCTCAAAGGTTAGTTAGAAAAATATGTAATCACTGTAAAAAAAGTTATATACCTAATGAATATGAGCAAGAAATTCTAAATGTAGATGCAAGTAATTTATTATATAGAGGAAATGGATGTGATAAATGCAAGAATACTGGTTACTTAGGCAGAACAGCTATTCATGAAATAATGCTTATTAACGATGAGATAAGAAAGTTAATAGATGGTAATAAAAGCATTGAGAAAATTAGAGATAAATTGTGTGAAAAAGGAATGACAACGATGATTCAAAATTGCAAAAGATTATTGTTTAAAGGAGTTACGAGTTTAGAGGAATATTTAAATCTGTTGCATACATTTTAG
- a CDS encoding type II secretion system F family protein, with protein MPKYRYIAFNELGKKVSGIHEGQNKEDVLLMLRDNKYFPVKIKKIQTKKNIIMLLKSRGFINFDKPNLKEISDFCRQLSIMLNVGVPIINSLDAILLETNNKEMKIAISKITYDLLNGSTFYKSISKRKDIFPNLLINMIRAGEISGNIDEALYKASDYYEKQDLINNKIKSATIYPILLSITCFLAITFILLFIVPNFIIIFEMNNIEIPLTLKVLMSVSNFLKKYNYIFILFLISFILILKKILTLNSVKTKYDKFKFKIPILKEILKTSTAIKFSKTLYMLISSGVSLIESLDIASSIVENIYCNKNILEIKNEVENGDSLSYCMKSRTIFYQGMTSMINIGEESGRLEEVLCKVGEYYEKDLEILSDKYIKLIEPIMIFLVSIIVGIIVIVVIFPIFNLINSI; from the coding sequence ATGCCTAAATATAGGTATATAGCATTTAACGAACTAGGTAAAAAAGTATCAGGGATACATGAAGGACAAAATAAGGAAGATGTTTTATTAATGCTTAGAGATAACAAATATTTTCCTGTTAAAATAAAGAAAATACAAACTAAAAAAAATATCATTATGCTACTCAAATCTAGAGGGTTTATAAATTTTGATAAACCAAACTTAAAAGAAATCTCAGATTTTTGTAGACAGTTATCTATAATGCTTAATGTAGGAGTACCTATTATCAATTCATTAGATGCTATACTTCTAGAAACTAACAATAAAGAAATGAAAATAGCTATAAGTAAAATAACATATGACCTGTTAAATGGTTCTACGTTTTATAAAAGTATTAGTAAACGTAAAGATATATTTCCTAATCTTTTAATCAATATGATACGAGCAGGAGAAATAAGTGGAAATATAGATGAAGCACTCTATAAAGCATCTGATTACTATGAAAAGCAAGATTTAATAAATAATAAAATAAAAAGTGCTACTATATACCCTATATTACTTAGTATAACATGTTTTTTAGCTATAACATTTATACTATTATTTATAGTACCAAACTTTATTATAATATTTGAAATGAACAATATAGAGATTCCGCTTACTTTAAAAGTCTTGATGAGTGTAAGTAATTTTCTAAAGAAATATAATTATATTTTTATTTTATTTTTAATTAGTTTTATTTTGATACTAAAAAAAATTTTGACATTAAATAGTGTTAAGACCAAATATGATAAATTTAAATTTAAAATACCAATATTAAAAGAAATACTTAAGACAAGTACAGCTATCAAATTTTCTAAGACTTTATACATGCTTATATCATCTGGAGTATCATTGATAGAATCCTTAGATATAGCTTCAAGTATAGTAGAAAATATTTATTGTAATAAAAATATACTGGAAATAAAAAACGAAGTAGAGAATGGAGACAGTTTATCTTACTGTATGAAAAGTAGAACTATTTTTTATCAGGGAATGACTTCAATGATTAACATTGGAGAAGAATCAGGAAGACTAGAAGAAGTATTATGTAAAGTAGGGGAATATTACGAAAAAGATTTAGAAATTTTATCTGACAAATATATAAAATTAATAGAACCTATAATGATATTTCTAGTATCAATAATAGTTGGAATTATAGTAATAGTAGTCATATTTCCTATATTTAATTTAATAAATAGTATATGA
- a CDS encoding Rha family transcriptional regulator — MNNLINIQNQQEELTLSSREVAEMVGKRHDNLIRDIENYVKYLTNSKLRASDFFVESTYVDSKGEKRPCYEVTRKGCEFIAHKLTGQKGSVFTATYINRFHEMEDAVIDQQKKIIDLTKQQEVEARLNNSKVRQAKILLQIAEKVQIPEYKQILHSKATEIMTGEQLLPLPKVERETLTAEDIGKRLGISANMVGRLANKYNLKTDEYGIEVWDKSRCSNKQVASFRYYDNVLPIIRNLI; from the coding sequence ATGAACAACTTAATTAACATTCAAAATCAACAAGAAGAGTTAACTCTAAGCAGTAGAGAAGTGGCTGAGATGGTGGGGAAAAGACATGACAATCTAATAAGAGATATTGAAAATTATGTAAAGTATTTAACCAACTCAAAATTGAGGGCGTCAGATTTCTTCGTGGAAAGTACCTACGTAGATAGTAAGGGAGAAAAAAGACCTTGCTACGAAGTCACAAGAAAAGGTTGTGAATTTATAGCACATAAGCTTACAGGACAGAAAGGATCAGTATTTACAGCAACGTATATAAATAGATTTCACGAAATGGAAGATGCAGTAATAGATCAACAAAAGAAAATAATAGATTTAACTAAGCAACAAGAAGTAGAAGCAAGGCTAAATAACTCTAAAGTAAGACAAGCTAAGATATTACTACAGATAGCAGAAAAAGTACAAATTCCTGAATATAAACAGATACTTCATTCAAAAGCAACGGAAATAATGACAGGAGAGCAACTATTACCTTTACCCAAGGTAGAAAGAGAGACACTTACCGCAGAGGACATAGGGAAACGATTAGGCATTTCTGCAAACATGGTTGGTAGGTTAGCAAATAAATACAATCTTAAAACAGACGAGTATGGTATTGAAGTTTGGGATAAGTCAAGGTGCTCAAATAAACAAGTGGCATCATTTAGATACTACGATAATGTGCTACCGATCATTAGAAACTTAATTTAA
- a CDS encoding MerR family transcriptional regulator, whose protein sequence is MDKLLTQKDLAERWQVTVRAIENWRKEGVLTPCKGIPAIRFTQQHIAELEGVKLEKASPLRVRRLENEIEKLKEENEKLKGILTNVMVETSKVITS, encoded by the coding sequence ATGGACAAGTTATTAACTCAAAAAGATTTAGCGGAAAGATGGCAAGTTACAGTAAGAGCTATAGAAAATTGGAGAAAAGAAGGAGTTTTGACTCCATGTAAAGGAATTCCAGCTATAAGATTTACTCAACAACACATAGCAGAACTAGAAGGGGTTAAATTAGAAAAAGCATCTCCTCTTCGAGTTAGAAGGCTAGAAAATGAAATTGAAAAACTTAAGGAAGAAAATGAAAAATTAAAGGGCATTTTAACAAACGTTATGGTTGAAACATCTAAAGTGATAACAAGTTAA
- a CDS encoding helix-turn-helix domain-containing protein — translation MTIGERIKNIADKQKVSMYKISKDSGVSNSYLSELINNKRQNPSMKIVKKISEALKVPLEKLIP, via the coding sequence TTGACGATAGGCGAAAGGATTAAAAATATAGCAGATAAACAAAAAGTTAGTATGTATAAAATTTCAAAAGATAGTGGTGTCTCTAACTCATATCTAAGTGAGTTGATCAATAATAAGAGACAAAACCCTTCTATGAAAATTGTAAAAAAGATTTCAGAAGCATTAAAGGTACCTTTAGAAAAACTAATTCCATAA
- a CDS encoding helix-turn-helix domain-containing protein: MFKKELVLSIMESKGWTKYRLAKEAGLAHSTLHDIISGKNVSPTARTLQKLADALNVSIDELMEDESGVRSYDEIEVSGDKKENKSSTVEEDLFNEYMNYSVDELEQKFEELYPKIRKLSKQDAEKLLKIIKTYLDE; encoded by the coding sequence ATGTTTAAAAAGGAGTTAGTGTTAAGTATTATGGAATCTAAAGGTTGGACTAAATACAGATTAGCTAAAGAGGCTGGCTTAGCACATTCAACTTTACATGACATTATTAGTGGAAAAAATGTAAGTCCGACAGCTAGAACGCTTCAAAAATTGGCAGATGCTTTAAATGTTTCGATAGATGAATTGATGGAGGATGAATCAGGAGTAAGGAGTTATGATGAGATAGAAGTATCGGGAGATAAAAAAGAAAACAAATCTTCTACAGTTGAAGAAGATTTGTTTAATGAATATATGAATTACAGTGTCGATGAATTGGAACAGAAGTTCGAAGAATTATATCCTAAGATAAGAAAACTATCTAAACAAGATGCAGAAAAGCTTTTGAAGATAATAAAAACCTATTTAGATGAGTAA
- the aroE gene encoding shikimate dehydrogenase, whose product MQIDSNTKLYCLIGHPISKSLSPDIHNYSFEQNNINAKYMAFDVLEENLESSIKGIKALGINGFNVTIPHKVNIIKYLDDIDEEAKLLGAVNTVKNVNGKLIGFNTDGRGFIQVLKDKNIKIKDKNILMIGAGGAARAISIILAKEGINKIKILNRTKEKSIEIINEIKEKFPNVIGTYGTLSENREEISDTDIAINCTSIGMYPDVNCLPIDPNIFPNDTIVCDIVYKPLLTKFLKVSQEIGLDTIGGLDMLIYQGILSEEIWLEKNVDKNMVINWFKKRKL is encoded by the coding sequence ATGCAAATAGATTCAAATACAAAATTATATTGTCTAATAGGACATCCTATATCTAAAAGTTTATCTCCTGATATACATAATTATAGTTTTGAACAAAATAACATAAACGCTAAGTATATGGCTTTTGATGTACTAGAAGAAAACTTAGAAAGTTCTATAAAAGGAATAAAAGCTTTGGGGATAAATGGGTTTAATGTGACAATTCCACATAAAGTTAATATTATAAAATATCTAGATGATATTGACGAGGAAGCAAAACTATTAGGTGCAGTGAATACTGTAAAAAATGTGAATGGCAAATTAATAGGATTCAATACAGATGGAAGAGGATTTATACAAGTATTAAAAGATAAAAATATAAAGATAAAAGATAAAAACATACTAATGATTGGAGCTGGAGGAGCTGCTAGAGCAATATCTATAATACTCGCTAAAGAAGGAATAAATAAGATAAAGATACTAAATAGAACTAAGGAAAAATCTATAGAAATTATAAATGAAATAAAAGAAAAGTTTCCTAATGTGATAGGTACATATGGTACATTAAGTGAAAATAGAGAAGAAATTAGTGATACAGATATAGCTATAAATTGTACGTCAATCGGTATGTATCCTGATGTAAATTGTTTACCTATAGATCCAAATATATTTCCTAATGATACAATAGTTTGTGATATTGTATACAAGCCATTATTAACAAAGTTTCTGAAAGTTTCTCAAGAAATAGGATTAGACACAATAGGTGGTCTTGATATGTTAATATATCAAGGTATTTTAAGTGAAGAAATATGGCTAGAAAAAAATGTCGATAAAAATATGGTAATAAATTGGTTTAAAAAAAGGAAATTGTAA
- a CDS encoding type IV pilus twitching motility protein PilT: protein MNIINLIKKSLDLNASDIHLISDHYPMIRINGCIKKLKDNILELKDILKFLESILNNEEYLKLKKYGEIDLSMNIDKSIRLRLNVFRQRGKYSIAIRIIPIKIPSIEELKLPEVVKKLCSKKRGLILVTGPAGSGKTTTLSAMINEINNKKCCNIITLEDPIEYTHNNIKSIISQREIGKDTKSFKTGIRSALRQDPNIILVGEIRDVETVEICLNAGETGHLVLSTLHTIGAPKSIDRLINMFPIYQRDYISLQISNTLEAIISQQLIPSFSKGKRALALEVMTTNPAIKNLIREKKTYQINSIIQTSNKYGMSSMDDSLYELYIKGIISLQDTIDYCIDEKYMKRKLKFL from the coding sequence ATGAATATTATTAACTTAATTAAGAAGTCTTTAGACTTAAATGCATCTGACATACATCTTATATCTGATCATTATCCAATGATAAGAATAAATGGATGTATAAAAAAGTTAAAAGATAATATTTTAGAGTTAAAAGATATTTTGAAGTTTTTAGAAAGTATACTTAATAATGAAGAATATTTAAAATTAAAGAAGTATGGAGAGATAGATTTATCAATGAACATTGATAAATCTATAAGATTAAGATTAAATGTATTTAGACAAAGAGGAAAATATAGTATAGCAATTCGTATAATTCCAATTAAAATACCATCAATAGAAGAGTTAAAGTTACCTGAAGTAGTAAAAAAATTATGTAGTAAAAAAAGAGGTTTAATATTGGTAACTGGACCGGCTGGAAGCGGAAAGACAACTACTCTATCTGCTATGATTAATGAGATAAATAATAAAAAGTGCTGCAATATAATAACTTTAGAAGATCCTATTGAATATACTCATAATAATATTAAAAGTATAATAAGCCAAAGAGAAATAGGAAAGGATACAAAAAGTTTCAAAACTGGGATTAGGTCAGCTCTTAGACAAGATCCCAACATAATACTTGTAGGAGAAATAAGAGACGTTGAAACAGTTGAAATATGTTTAAATGCTGGAGAGACAGGTCACTTAGTACTTTCCACACTACATACTATAGGAGCACCTAAGAGTATAGATAGATTAATAAATATGTTTCCAATATATCAAAGAGATTACATTTCATTACAAATATCAAATACTTTAGAAGCTATTATATCTCAGCAATTAATACCCAGTTTTAGTAAGGGTAAAAGGGCATTAGCTTTAGAAGTAATGACAACCAACCCTGCCATTAAAAATTTAATCAGAGAAAAAAAGACTTACCAAATTAACTCTATAATTCAAACTTCAAATAAATATGGAATGAGCTCCATGGATGATTCTTTATATGAACTATATATAAAGGGTATTATATCTTTGCAAGATACTATTGATTATTGTATAGATGAAAAATATATGAAAAGAAAACTGAAATTTTTATAA
- a CDS encoding helix-turn-helix domain-containing protein, with protein MKKLRRKRNMTQKQLARLLGVSQVYISRIENGHIEGLTIGKLIRLAKILRVTPSNLLEVLLKIRKRR; from the coding sequence ATGAAAAAACTAAGAAGAAAAAGAAACATGACACAAAAACAGTTAGCTAGACTATTGGGAGTTAGCCAGGTGTATATAAGCAGAATTGAAAATGGACATATAGAAGGACTTACTATTGGAAAATTAATAAGATTAGCTAAGATTCTAAGAGTTACACCTAGTAATTTATTAGAGGTGCTCTTAAAAATAAGAAAAAGGAGGTAG
- a CDS encoding tyrosine-type recombinase/integrase produces the protein MQYNITYREKDKGIQFIISYKDHAGKWRQKSKQGFTKKKDAKKAADEMLDELKKNFELQMTSNAEYQGITFGDFVSMNIEHEKLYKERNTIIGYKTVFKKFSRLHDIPLKKINFSHIQSCIDEMVQADYKISTIKTYIQKLKTFLNWAVDPYKIIKENPVTNIKIPEYKKEDQIKALNRQDLEKLLSKVKPNNDYMITLIAATCGLRLGEILGLTWNDIDFKNSTLSVNKQWKILKDNTYGFGDLKTKNSNRVVPIPPKTLKELKKYQNESVTDINNRLFLNKQTSSTSVKLNYKYSRNGYNISVHDLRHTYATLLVANGVDFKTAAQLLGHSVEMTMKIYSHVTDDMLKRTTQIVNNVF, from the coding sequence ATGCAATACAATATTACCTATAGGGAGAAAGATAAAGGCATACAATTTATAATCTCTTATAAAGACCATGCCGGCAAATGGCGTCAAAAAAGTAAACAAGGATTTACAAAAAAGAAAGATGCCAAAAAGGCAGCTGACGAAATGCTCGATGAGTTGAAAAAAAACTTTGAGCTCCAGATGACTTCAAACGCCGAATATCAAGGAATTACATTCGGCGACTTTGTAAGCATGAATATAGAGCATGAAAAATTATACAAAGAGAGAAATACTATAATCGGATACAAAACTGTATTTAAAAAATTCTCTAGGCTCCATGATATACCTTTGAAAAAAATTAATTTTTCACATATACAATCTTGCATAGATGAAATGGTTCAAGCTGATTATAAAATAAGTACTATAAAAACTTATATACAAAAATTAAAAACATTTCTAAATTGGGCTGTAGACCCCTATAAAATTATAAAAGAAAATCCAGTAACTAATATAAAAATTCCTGAGTACAAAAAAGAAGATCAAATCAAAGCATTGAATAGACAAGACCTTGAAAAACTTCTAAGTAAGGTTAAACCAAATAATGATTATATGATTACATTAATTGCTGCAACATGTGGACTTAGACTAGGTGAAATATTAGGGTTGACTTGGAATGATATTGATTTTAAAAACTCGACCTTAAGCGTAAATAAACAATGGAAAATATTAAAAGACAATACTTATGGCTTTGGTGACTTAAAAACTAAAAATTCAAATAGAGTAGTTCCAATTCCACCGAAAACTCTTAAAGAATTAAAAAAATATCAAAATGAAAGTGTTACCGATATTAATAACAGACTATTTTTGAATAAACAAACAAGTTCTACTTCCGTAAAACTTAACTACAAATATAGTCGTAACGGATACAATATTTCAGTTCACGACTTAAGACATACTTATGCTACTTTACTAGTTGCGAATGGAGTTGATTTTAAAACAGCTGCTCAGTTGCTTGGACACTCTGTAGAAATGACAATGAAAATATACTCTCACGTAACCGATGATATGTTAAAAAGAACCACTCAAATAGTAAATAATGTTTTTTAA
- a CDS encoding helix-turn-helix domain-containing protein has translation MLGDKITQLRLERNLSMNMLAKKSGVSVSVLFYIESKNRDPRFSTICKLAKALKVSIDEFIEKNDI, from the coding sequence ATGTTAGGAGATAAAATTACACAATTAAGATTAGAAAGGAATCTATCAATGAATATGTTAGCTAAGAAATCAGGAGTTTCAGTTTCAGTATTATTTTATATAGAAAGCAAGAATAGAGATCCAAGGTTTAGCACTATATGTAAATTAGCAAAAGCTTTGAAAGTAAGTATAGACGAGTTTATCGAGAAAAATGACATTTAA
- a CDS encoding superoxide dismutase, translating to MQPVYRKKLPLKKYNFDNVIGISKKQLDEHYELYKGYVKNTNKIWKILDETPEFKNSNPTYSPLRSLKLGESYALNGVKLHELYFENLNSRYNRPYGEIINLIERDFYSFERWVNIFKQTGLAMRGWAVLSIDPIDNRLHVYGLDAHDVGPIWKAYPLLVLDVYEHAYMIDFGVNRQRYIDVFFENINWKVVNKRLSDYYSKMNC from the coding sequence ATGCAACCTGTTTATAGAAAGAAACTTCCCCTTAAAAAATATAATTTTGATAATGTTATTGGAATAAGTAAAAAACAACTAGATGAACACTATGAGCTCTATAAAGGCTATGTTAAAAATACAAATAAAATATGGAAAATATTAGATGAAACACCTGAATTTAAAAATTCAAATCCTACTTATAGTCCTCTTAGATCTCTAAAATTAGGAGAATCTTATGCTCTAAATGGTGTTAAACTTCATGAGCTTTATTTTGAAAACTTAAACAGTAGATATAATAGACCTTATGGTGAAATTATAAACTTAATTGAAAGAGATTTTTATTCTTTTGAAAGATGGGTAAATATCTTTAAGCAAACTGGTCTAGCAATGAGAGGATGGGCTGTTCTTTCTATAGATCCTATAGATAATAGACTTCATGTATATGGACTAGATGCTCATGACGTAGGTCCTATATGGAAAGCATATCCATTATTAGTTCTAGATGTCTACGAACATGCCTATATGATTGACTTTGGTGTAAACAGACAGAGATACATCGATGTGTTTTTTGAAAATATTAATTGGAAAGTTGTTAATAAGAGACTAAGTGATTACTATTCTAAAATGAATTGTTAA
- a CDS encoding ORF6C domain-containing protein — translation MNNLILKGLTEVENMQFHHIEGGFAENKKFMLAKDIAEIHNRTLDSINRAINRNRKRFKDNIDVIDLKGSNFVPHLMSNGIYSQNSINASKNIYLLSEKGYSKLLKILEDDFAWEQYEKLVDGYFNMRETLNNESMNVAKLLNKQVGLIIGEVDNLNSRIGTIEDKLDSLEISPSQRQYLKNLRNKRVLELIGGKKSEAYKNNSFRSKVYADLSRQFNKYFDIPSYGWTPKNRFLEAQKLIKAYNLSAELSMELENINRQIAI, via the coding sequence ATGAATAACTTAATTTTAAAAGGATTAACAGAAGTAGAAAACATGCAGTTCCATCACATCGAGGGAGGTTTTGCAGAAAATAAAAAATTCATGTTAGCTAAAGATATAGCTGAAATACATAACAGAACTTTAGACTCAATTAACAGAGCGATTAATAGAAATAGAAAGCGATTTAAAGACAATATAGATGTTATCGATCTTAAAGGTAGTAATTTTGTTCCTCATTTGATGAGTAACGGAATTTATAGTCAAAATTCAATTAATGCAAGCAAAAATATTTATTTGTTATCCGAAAAAGGATATTCAAAGTTATTAAAAATCTTAGAAGATGATTTTGCTTGGGAGCAATATGAAAAGTTAGTAGATGGATACTTCAATATGAGAGAAACTCTAAACAACGAATCTATGAATGTGGCTAAATTATTAAATAAACAAGTAGGATTGATTATAGGTGAGGTAGATAATCTTAACAGTAGAATTGGAACAATTGAGGACAAGCTTGACAGCTTAGAAATAAGCCCTAGTCAAAGACAGTATTTAAAGAATCTTAGAAATAAAAGAGTTCTAGAGCTAATAGGTGGCAAGAAAAGCGAAGCTTATAAAAACAATAGTTTTAGATCGAAAGTATACGCAGATTTGTCCAGGCAATTCAACAAATACTTTGATATACCTAGCTACGGGTGGACTCCTAAGAATCGTTTTTTAGAAGCACAAAAATTAATCAAGGCATATAATTTATCAGCAGAGCTGAGTATGGAATTAGAGAATATTAATAGGCAAATAGCTATATAA
- a CDS encoding type II secretion system protein — translation MINYDNNYKKVLKNKRGFTLIEVIVVVAILGILFAIMIPNFMNIMKDSKLKADLITAANIAKITEIYSTINEDAKDENNLIEKLKKNNYVKEEDLKSQYYNRENAFEVILEKSGKVKVRYVHTGEELYPKVTLKKDNNI, via the coding sequence GTGATAAACTATGATAATAACTATAAAAAAGTTTTAAAAAACAAAAGAGGATTTACTCTAATAGAGGTAATAGTAGTTGTAGCTATATTAGGAATATTATTTGCTATTATGATTCCTAACTTTATGAATATAATGAAAGATTCTAAACTTAAGGCTGACTTAATAACTGCTGCTAATATAGCTAAAATTACTGAAATATACTCAACAATAAATGAAGATGCAAAAGATGAAAATAATTTAATTGAAAAGCTTAAAAAGAATAACTATGTAAAAGAGGAAGACTTAAAATCCCAATACTATAATAGAGAGAATGCATTTGAAGTTATACTAGAAAAGAGTGGAAAAGTTAAAGTAAGGTATGTTCATACAGGAGAAGAATTATATCCAAAGGTAACTTTAAAGAAAGATAATAATATTTAG